The Argentina anserina chromosome 3, drPotAnse1.1, whole genome shotgun sequence genome includes a region encoding these proteins:
- the LOC126786150 gene encoding abscisic acid receptor PYL12-like: protein MSKQDGHHDKPLLPNQCGSSHSQIIDAPLPLVWSIVRQFDNPQAHKQFIKSCTMRAGDGGTAGSIREVIVSSGLPGSSSMERLDKLDDDKHVMNFSIVGGDHKLANYSSMTTLHKEDGEEEKGGSKTVVTQSYVVDVPAGSSKEDTCLFADTIVGCNLRSLAKVTEKMAGK, encoded by the coding sequence ATGAGTAAGCAAGATGGTCACCATGACAAGCCCCTCTTGCCAAACCAGTGTGGTTCAAGCCATAGCCAAATCATAGACGCACCGCTCCCCCTAGTTTGGTCCATAGTTCGTCAATTCGACAACCCTCAAGCGCACAAGCAGTTCATCAAGAGCTGCACCATGCGTGCCGGCGACGGCGGCACCGCCGGCAGCATACGTGAGGTGATCGTCAGCTCCGGCTTGCCGGGGAGTAGCAGCATGGAGAGGCTTGACAAGCTCGACGACGATAAGCATGTCATGAACTTCAGCATTGTGGGCGGTGATCACAAGCTTGCAAACTATAGTTCTATGACGACGCTGCATAAAGAAGACGGTGAAGAAGAAAAGGGTGGATCGAAGACGGTGGTGACTCAGTCGTATGTGGTGGATGTTCCGGCGGGGAGTAGCAAGGAGGATACTTGTTTGTTTGCTGATACTATTGTGGGATGTAACCTGAGATCGTTGGCCAAAGTCACAGAAAAGATGGCTggtaaataa
- the LOC126786136 gene encoding low-temperature-induced cysteine proteinase-like: MGCHRIELALAFVICAALACLCYSLPSEYSIVGSETAVNFPAEERVVELFRLWREKHRKVYKYVEEHEKRFENFKRNLRFVLEKHAQKKAAANKHDTQKVGLNKFADLSNEEFRAIYMPKKIQMPISKKERLARRMQQQEKAELPRDAPSSLDWRKKGIVTPVKDQGSCGSCWAFSSTGAIEGINALVTGDLISLSEQELVDCDTTNDGCSGGYMDYAFEWVISNGGIDTESDYPYTSTTGFDGTCNVTKEETSKVVTIDSYTDVPETEAGLFSAVLQQPISVGIDGSTWDFQLYSSGIYDGDCSDDPNEIDHAVLIVGYGSESGEDYWIVKNSWGTSWGIEGYFYLRRNTDLTYGVCAVNAMASYPTKESSAPSPYPSPTPPPPPPTPASPPPPPPTPVTPPPPPPSPSPSQCGDFSYCPADETCCCLYEFFGNCFIYGCCPYENAVCCTGTEYCCPSDYPICDVDEGLCLKNGRDYLGVAARKRKLAKHKFPWTKVEETEKTYHPLQWKMNRFAAMR; the protein is encoded by the exons ATGGGTTGCCACAGAATCGAACTAGCTCTTGCCTTTGTCATCTGTGCAGCACTAGCATGCTTGTGCTATAGTCTCCCTAGTGAGTACTCCATAGTGGGAAGTGAAACTGCAGTGAACTTTCCAGCTGAGGAGAGAGTGGTGGAGCTCTTCAGGTTGTGGAGGGAGAAACACAGAAAGGTGTATAAGTATGTTGAGGAGCATGAGAAGAGGTTTGAGAATTTCAAGAGGAATCTCAGGTTTGTGCTGGAGAAACACGCACAGAAAAAGGCTGCAGCTAATAAGCATGATACTCAGAAAGTTGGGTTGAACAAGTTTGCTGATTTGAGCAATGAGGAGTTCAGGGCGATTTATATGCCGAAAAAGATCCAAATGCCGATCAGCAAAAAGGAGAGACTGGCGAGGAGAATGCAGCAGCAAGAGAAAGCAGAGCTGCCGCGAGATGCTCCTTCAAGTTTGGATTGGAGGAAGAAGGGAATCGTCACTCCTGTTAAGGACCAAGGCAGTTGTG GAAGTTGTTGGGCATTTTCTTCCACTGGAGCCATTGAAGGAATAAACGCGCTGGTCACCGGAGACCTCATTAGCCTTTCGGAGCAAGAACTTGTTGATTGTGATACTACCAACGATGGCTGTAGTGGTGGCTACATGGACTATGCTTTTGAATGGGTTATTAGCAATGGTGGCATTGACACAGAATCTGATTATCCTTACACCAGTACCACAGGGTTTGATGGTACCTGCAACGTCACCAAG GAGGAAACCAGCAAAGTTGTGACCATCGATAGCTATACAGATGTTCCAGAGACAGAGGCTGGTCTTTTCAGTGCTGTGCTTCAGCAACCAATCAGCGTTGGTATAGATGGCTCTACTTGGGATTTTCAACTATATTCAAGT GGTATTTATGACGGTGATTGCTCCGACGATCCAAATGAAATTGATCATGCTGTTCTAATAGTAGGATATGGCTCTGAAAGCGGTGAAGATTACTGGATTGTAAAGAATTCATGGGGAACTAGTTGGGGGATAGAAGGATACTTTTACCTCAGAAGGAACACTGATTTGACGTATGGGGTTTGTGCAGTCAATGCCATGGCTTCATATCCTACCAAAGAGTCATCTGCACCCTCTCCTTATCCATCCCCAactcctccaccaccacctcctacACCTGcctctccaccaccaccaccacctacCCCAGtaacaccaccaccaccaccaccctcTCCTTCACCAAGCCAATGCGGAGACTTTTCCTATTGTCCGGCTGATGAGACATGTTGTTGCCTCTATGAATTCTTTGGCAACTGCTTCATTTATGGTTGCTGTCCATATGAGAATGCAGTTTGCTGCACAGGAACTGAATACTGCTGTCCAAGTGACTACCCCATTTGCGATGTCGATGAAGGCCTGTGTCTTAAG AATGGCAGAGACTACTTGGGAGTAGCTGCCAGGAAGAGAAAGCTTGCCAAGCACAAGTTCCCATGGACTAAAGTCGAGGAAACCGAGAAGACATACCATCCTCTACAGTGGAAGATGAACCGGTTTGCTGCAATGCGCTGA